A single window of Treponema denticola ATCC 35405 DNA harbors:
- a CDS encoding tetratricopeptide repeat protein yields the protein MLSVFLEIIYERQLRKINLKILTDFINLIKEESLSNGAEFIQVQGGFYFLFKKKSIAYAFSTARFLYNVNKILISYKNKISEVRCITDYYEEDVSNEALFESLSLYKKQLIPEMGMFASREAANKLSKYIDFNETDSSILLCNAFKFFENINLTSNKNADKNASIILHRNDNYFWSIYNFILANPLDNDSLKAMSNEDRISFLATKNVYIYLKKHRFSKDMPQYFIDAFLTNAAIYLKNYIKKQNGRRSVKVLIDNLNDKKNLDEAEKIYAVNKYMEIEALDSSLPSIYNIPDDLLQLIYIILVSSKYFFYDEITDFLVSLNKSKAFFDDVYAWMYSMGIILVENNIYAVPYGLPEIIERRINLSKNMVDSNITEYLWAKYKKGILNANSDAEKIFDSLNFKCKPDFLLASIFHNYSDSSIEGLDLKKYKNEIFYDALKYYQNSIIANIDDSTAKSYAYLKTAIGFFQENKLESGEYRAFSLLAFFNLMQNKISDAITYFSYALDNAEHSHDTSFICDALFNISIVYFLQNNLKQSITFLDRLAAAVDEYFEQDWKIPYLFMKGRVYLQIGEFNKAADSFRMASDFADLYFDKIEPLCKSWYGRSLIYMGQIKNGQEILIKYIDYTDDALLFLLESFLFYPVLNNDFEKMDLDISSIYSAYNNSGLTDFINLKSGFSIAEDLIWSNIYDMSIGKKMFDAFYNYYNCKINFSKMYDIEECKILLSNLEASAVESLYQNDPYSSLYMYLCYDLSVKLYGENSSQTIAYLSKAFKSMQKNVLAIGENDIRDKYMQNNLWNSKLFKVAKNQKLI from the coding sequence ATGTTAAGTGTTTTTTTAGAAATAATATATGAAAGACAATTGCGTAAAATTAATTTGAAAATCCTTACCGATTTTATTAACTTAATAAAGGAAGAATCTTTATCAAACGGAGCAGAGTTTATACAGGTTCAAGGCGGATTTTATTTTTTATTTAAAAAAAAATCGATTGCTTATGCCTTTTCTACTGCCAGATTTTTATATAATGTAAATAAAATATTAATTTCATATAAAAATAAAATTTCCGAAGTAAGATGTATTACCGACTATTATGAAGAAGATGTTTCAAATGAAGCTTTATTCGAATCTTTATCCTTGTATAAAAAACAATTAATACCGGAGATGGGAATGTTTGCTTCAAGAGAGGCCGCCAATAAACTTTCTAAATATATTGATTTTAATGAAACGGATTCTTCAATTTTGTTATGTAATGCATTTAAATTTTTTGAAAATATTAATTTAACTTCTAATAAAAATGCCGATAAGAATGCTTCTATAATATTGCATCGGAATGATAATTATTTTTGGTCTATATATAATTTTATTTTGGCTAATCCTTTGGATAATGATTCTTTAAAAGCCATGAGTAATGAAGATAGAATTTCTTTTTTAGCTACAAAAAATGTTTATATTTATCTAAAAAAACATAGATTTTCTAAGGATATGCCTCAATATTTTATCGATGCTTTTTTGACAAATGCTGCAATATACTTAAAAAATTACATAAAAAAACAAAATGGAAGGAGGTCTGTAAAAGTTTTAATAGATAATCTTAACGATAAAAAAAATTTGGACGAAGCTGAAAAAATATATGCAGTTAATAAATATATGGAAATAGAGGCTTTGGATTCTTCTTTACCTTCAATATATAATATTCCTGATGATTTATTACAGCTGATATATATTATTCTTGTTTCAAGTAAATATTTTTTCTATGATGAGATTACAGATTTTTTAGTTTCATTGAATAAAAGCAAGGCTTTTTTTGATGATGTTTATGCTTGGATGTATTCAATGGGGATTATTTTAGTTGAGAATAATATCTATGCCGTGCCTTATGGCTTACCTGAAATTATTGAAAGACGTATTAATCTTAGCAAAAACATGGTAGATTCAAATATAACCGAATATTTATGGGCTAAATATAAAAAAGGAATTTTAAATGCAAATTCCGATGCAGAAAAAATATTCGATTCTTTAAATTTTAAATGTAAACCCGATTTTTTGCTTGCTTCAATATTTCATAATTATTCCGACTCTTCTATTGAAGGTTTAGATCTAAAGAAATATAAGAATGAAATTTTTTATGACGCATTAAAATATTATCAAAATTCTATTATTGCAAATATAGATGATAGTACTGCAAAATCCTATGCATATTTAAAAACTGCAATCGGTTTTTTTCAAGAAAATAAATTGGAATCGGGAGAGTATAGAGCTTTTTCTTTGCTTGCCTTCTTTAATTTAATGCAAAATAAAATATCCGATGCTATTACTTATTTTTCTTATGCTCTTGATAATGCCGAGCATTCTCATGATACATCCTTTATCTGTGATGCATTATTTAATATTAGTATCGTTTATTTCTTACAAAATAACTTAAAGCAATCTATAACTTTTTTAGATCGTTTAGCTGCTGCCGTTGATGAATATTTTGAACAGGATTGGAAAATTCCATATCTTTTTATGAAAGGCCGTGTTTATTTGCAAATAGGAGAATTTAATAAGGCTGCAGACAGTTTTAGAATGGCATCGGATTTTGCTGATTTATATTTTGATAAAATAGAACCGTTATGTAAATCTTGGTATGGCCGTTCTTTAATTTATATGGGACAAATAAAAAACGGTCAAGAGATTTTAATAAAATATATCGATTATACCGATGATGCATTATTATTTTTGCTTGAATCTTTTTTATTCTATCCTGTTTTAAATAATGACTTTGAAAAAATGGATTTGGATATATCTTCTATTTATAGTGCATATAATAATTCCGGCCTAACGGATTTTATAAACTTAAAATCAGGTTTTAGTATTGCTGAAGATCTGATCTGGTCCAATATATATGACATGTCTATTGGGAAAAAGATGTTTGATGCTTTTTATAATTATTATAATTGTAAAATTAACTTTTCAAAGATGTATGATATTGAAGAATGTAAGATTCTTTTATCAAATCTGGAAGCATCGGCTGTTGAATCCCTGTATCAAAATGATCCTTATTCATCTTTATATATGTATCTATGTTATGATTTATCTGTTAAGTTATACGGGGAAAATTCTTCTCAAACTATTGCTTATCTAAGCAAGGCTTTTAAATCAATGCAAAAAAATGTATTGGCGATAGGTGAAAACGATATACGTGACAAGTATATGCAAAATAATTTATGGAACTCAAAACTTTTTAAGGTTGCGAAGAATCAAAAACTTATTTAA